From the Lepidochelys kempii isolate rLepKem1 chromosome 2, rLepKem1.hap2, whole genome shotgun sequence genome, one window contains:
- the BTD gene encoding biotinidase isoform X2: protein MSRNLYIYEEQVIAAAKQGAQIIVFPEDGIHGFNFTRESIYPYLEFVPCPQSVKWNPCREPHLFSDTEVLQRLSCMALRSKMFLVANIGAKQPCEYKDPLCPPDGRYQFNTDVVFNANGTLVARYRKQNLYFEYAFNTPPEVDHVLFDTPFAGKFGMFTCFDMLFYEPAVSLVKEYNVKQVVYPTAWMNQLPLLSAVEFQRAFATAFNINVLAANIHHPALGMTGSGIYTPLKSFIYHDMESHDGKLIVAEISVMTPEHESHLESNAKPGKSIEYPHNNFASLHIDDQVCNKKEQEAHCWVAEKDKEGAPLIFYREMMYDNFTLVPVRGTKGELQVCANTLCCYLSYQRPTISDELYALGVFDGLHTVHGTYYVQVCALVKCGGLSYSTCGQEVTDATALIDFQLGGNFSTSYIFPLLLMSGINVDFTDHLGWKNNYYFMSKSGPSSGLVTAALYGRWYERD, encoded by the exons ATGAGCAGAAACTTATATATATATGAAGAGCAAGTAATAGCTGCAGCCAAACAG GGTGCACAGATCATTGTATTTCCTGAAGATGGAATCCATGGCTTCAACTTCACCAGAGAGAGCATCTACCCTTATTTGGAGTTTGTTCCATGTCCCCAGTCTGTGAAATGGAATCCATGCAGAGAGCCACATCTGTTCAGCGATACAGAG GTTCTTCAGCGACTGAGCTGCATGGCACTGAGGAGCAAAATGTTCCTAGTGGCAAACATAGGAGCTAAGCAGCCCTGCGAGTATAAGGATCCTCTCTGCCCACCTGATGGGAGATACCAGTTTAATACTGATGTGGTATTCAACGCCAATGGTACTCTGGTAGCCAGATACCGCAAACAAAACCTGTATTTTGAATATGCTTTCAATACACCTCCAGAGGTTGATCATGTGCTTTTTGATACACCTTTTGCTGGCAAGTTTGGCATGTTCACTTGCTTTGATATGCTCTTCTATGAGCCTGCTGTAAGCCTGGTCAAGGAATACAATGTGAAGCAGGTTGTGTATCCGACTGCATGGATGAACCAGCTCCCACTCCTGTCTGCTGTAGAATTTCAACGAGCTTTTGCAACTGCttttaatataaatgttttgGCAGCTAATATCCACCACCCTGCACTGGGTATGACAGGTAGTGGCATATACACACCATTAAAGTCTTTCATCTACCATGATATGGAAAGTCATGATGGGAAGCTTATAGTAGCAGAGATCTCTGTGATGACACCAGAGCATGAATCCCATCTGGAGAGCAATGCAAAACCTGGAAAGAGCATTGAATACCCCCACAACAATTTTGCAAGCCTTCACATCGATGATCAGGTTTGCAATAAGAAGGAACAAGAGGCCCACTGCTGGGTAGCAGAAAAAGACAAAGAAGGAGCCCCTCTGATATTTTACAGGGAGATGATGTATGACAATTTCACTTTGGTTCCTGTAAGGGGAACTAAAGGGGAGCTACAGGTTTGTGCTAACACCCTCTGTTGTTATTTAAGTTACCAGAGACCTACTATATCTGATGAATTGTATGCTTTGGGTGTCTTTGATGGGCTTCATACAGTCCATGGCACATACTATGTTCAGGTTTGTGCCTTAGTGAAGTGTGGTGGCCTCAGTTATAGCACCTGTGGGCAGGAGGTCACAGATGCCACTGCTTTGATAGATTTTCAGCTGGGGGGAAATTTTAGTACTTCCTATATCTTTCCTTTACTGCTGATGTCTGGTATTAACGTAGACTTCACTGATCACTTGGGTTGGAAAAACAACTACTATTTCATGAGTAAAAGTGGACCGTCCTCTGGTTTAGTGACAGCTGCTTTGTATGGACGATGGTACGAGAGAGACTAG
- the BTD gene encoding biotinidase isoform X4, with protein sequence MLEACCTVFLFLFCYQDASAEVHREGHYVAAVYEHRPRLSPNPATLTDRRSALELMSRNLYIYEEQVIAAAKQGAQIIVFPEDGIHGFNFTRESIYPYLEFVPCPQSVKWNPCREPHLFSDTEVLQRLSCMALRSKMFLVANIGAKQPCEYKDPLCPPDGRYQFNTDVVFNANGTLVARYRKQNLYFEYAFNTPPEVDHVLFDTPFAGKFGMFTCFDMLFYEPAVSLVKEYNVKQVVYPTAWMNQLPLLSAVEFQRAFATAFNINVLAANIHHPALGMTGSGIYTPLKSFIYHDMESHDGKLIVAEISVMTPEHESHLESNAKPGKSIEYPHNNFASLHIDDQVCNKKEQEAHCWVAEKDKEGAPLIFYREMMYDNFTLVPVRGTKGELQMSTSQKPPHQRQQRLMAEKVVLTGKHLLCS encoded by the exons ATGTTGGAAGCCTGCTGTacagtttttcttttccttttctgctaTCAAGATGCCTCAGCAGAAGTTCACAGAGAAGGACATTATGTTGCTGCTGTGTACGAACATCGACCCAGACTGAGTCCTAACCCAGCAACCCTAACTGATCGACGCTCTGCATTAGAGTTGATGAGCAGAAACTTATATATATATGAAGAGCAAGTAATAGCTGCAGCCAAACAG GGTGCACAGATCATTGTATTTCCTGAAGATGGAATCCATGGCTTCAACTTCACCAGAGAGAGCATCTACCCTTATTTGGAGTTTGTTCCATGTCCCCAGTCTGTGAAATGGAATCCATGCAGAGAGCCACATCTGTTCAGCGATACAGAG GTTCTTCAGCGACTGAGCTGCATGGCACTGAGGAGCAAAATGTTCCTAGTGGCAAACATAGGAGCTAAGCAGCCCTGCGAGTATAAGGATCCTCTCTGCCCACCTGATGGGAGATACCAGTTTAATACTGATGTGGTATTCAACGCCAATGGTACTCTGGTAGCCAGATACCGCAAACAAAACCTGTATTTTGAATATGCTTTCAATACACCTCCAGAGGTTGATCATGTGCTTTTTGATACACCTTTTGCTGGCAAGTTTGGCATGTTCACTTGCTTTGATATGCTCTTCTATGAGCCTGCTGTAAGCCTGGTCAAGGAATACAATGTGAAGCAGGTTGTGTATCCGACTGCATGGATGAACCAGCTCCCACTCCTGTCTGCTGTAGAATTTCAACGAGCTTTTGCAACTGCttttaatataaatgttttgGCAGCTAATATCCACCACCCTGCACTGGGTATGACAGGTAGTGGCATATACACACCATTAAAGTCTTTCATCTACCATGATATGGAAAGTCATGATGGGAAGCTTATAGTAGCAGAGATCTCTGTGATGACACCAGAGCATGAATCCCATCTGGAGAGCAATGCAAAACCTGGAAAGAGCATTGAATACCCCCACAACAATTTTGCAAGCCTTCACATCGATGATCAGGTTTGCAATAAGAAGGAACAAGAGGCCCACTGCTGGGTAGCAGAAAAAGACAAAGAAGGAGCCCCTCTGATATTTTACAGGGAGATGATGTATGACAATTTCACTTTGGTTCCTGTAAGGGGAACTAAAGGGGAGCTACAG
- the BTD gene encoding biotinidase isoform X3 yields the protein MLEACCTVFLFLFCYQDASAEVHREGHYVAAVYEHRPRLSPNPATLTDRRSALELMSRNLYIYEEQVIAAAKQGAQIIVFPEDGIHGFNFTRESIYPYLEFVPCPQSVKWNPCREPHLFSDTEVLQRLSCMALRSKMFLVANIGAKQPCEYKDPLCPPDGRYQFNTDVVFNANGTLVARYRKQNLYFEYAFNTPPEVDHVLFDTPFAGKFGMFTCFDMLFYEPAVSLVKEYNVKQVVYPTAWMNQLPLLSAVEFQRAFATAFNINVLAANIHHPALGMTGSGIYTPLKSFIYHDMESHDGKLIVAEISVMTPEHESHLESNAKPGKSIEYPHNNFASLHIDDQVCNKKEQEAHCWVAEKDKEGAPLIFYREMMYDNFTLVPVRGTKGELQEEDALKMMKGTCLNTQDLQENPSSTYRILKTIHLQDHHHFL from the exons ATGTTGGAAGCCTGCTGTacagtttttcttttccttttctgctaTCAAGATGCCTCAGCAGAAGTTCACAGAGAAGGACATTATGTTGCTGCTGTGTACGAACATCGACCCAGACTGAGTCCTAACCCAGCAACCCTAACTGATCGACGCTCTGCATTAGAGTTGATGAGCAGAAACTTATATATATATGAAGAGCAAGTAATAGCTGCAGCCAAACAG GGTGCACAGATCATTGTATTTCCTGAAGATGGAATCCATGGCTTCAACTTCACCAGAGAGAGCATCTACCCTTATTTGGAGTTTGTTCCATGTCCCCAGTCTGTGAAATGGAATCCATGCAGAGAGCCACATCTGTTCAGCGATACAGAG GTTCTTCAGCGACTGAGCTGCATGGCACTGAGGAGCAAAATGTTCCTAGTGGCAAACATAGGAGCTAAGCAGCCCTGCGAGTATAAGGATCCTCTCTGCCCACCTGATGGGAGATACCAGTTTAATACTGATGTGGTATTCAACGCCAATGGTACTCTGGTAGCCAGATACCGCAAACAAAACCTGTATTTTGAATATGCTTTCAATACACCTCCAGAGGTTGATCATGTGCTTTTTGATACACCTTTTGCTGGCAAGTTTGGCATGTTCACTTGCTTTGATATGCTCTTCTATGAGCCTGCTGTAAGCCTGGTCAAGGAATACAATGTGAAGCAGGTTGTGTATCCGACTGCATGGATGAACCAGCTCCCACTCCTGTCTGCTGTAGAATTTCAACGAGCTTTTGCAACTGCttttaatataaatgttttgGCAGCTAATATCCACCACCCTGCACTGGGTATGACAGGTAGTGGCATATACACACCATTAAAGTCTTTCATCTACCATGATATGGAAAGTCATGATGGGAAGCTTATAGTAGCAGAGATCTCTGTGATGACACCAGAGCATGAATCCCATCTGGAGAGCAATGCAAAACCTGGAAAGAGCATTGAATACCCCCACAACAATTTTGCAAGCCTTCACATCGATGATCAGGTTTGCAATAAGAAGGAACAAGAGGCCCACTGCTGGGTAGCAGAAAAAGACAAAGAAGGAGCCCCTCTGATATTTTACAGGGAGATGATGTATGACAATTTCACTTTGGTTCCTGTAAGGGGAACTAAAGGGGAGCTACAG
- the BTD gene encoding biotinidase isoform X6 has translation MLEACCTVFLFLFCYQDASAEVHREGHYVAAVYEHRPRLSPNPATLTDRRSALELMSRNLYIYEEQVIAAAKQGAQIIVFPEDGIHGFNFTRESIYPYLEFVPCPQSVKWNPCREPHLFSDTEVLQRLSCMALRSKMFLVANIGAKQPCEYKDPLCPPDGRYQFNTDVVFNANGTLVARYRKQNLYFEYAFNTPPEVDHVLFDTPFAGKFGMFTCFDMLFYEPAVSLVKEYNVKQVVYPTAWMNQLPLLSAVEFQRAFATAFNINVLAANIHHPALGMTGSGIYTPLKSFIYHDMESHDGKLIVAEISVMTPEHESHLESNAKPGKSIEYPHNNFASLHIDDQVCNKKEQEAHCWVAEKDKEGAPLIFYREMMYDNFTLVPVRGTKGELQLQMFQHCH, from the exons ATGTTGGAAGCCTGCTGTacagtttttcttttccttttctgctaTCAAGATGCCTCAGCAGAAGTTCACAGAGAAGGACATTATGTTGCTGCTGTGTACGAACATCGACCCAGACTGAGTCCTAACCCAGCAACCCTAACTGATCGACGCTCTGCATTAGAGTTGATGAGCAGAAACTTATATATATATGAAGAGCAAGTAATAGCTGCAGCCAAACAG GGTGCACAGATCATTGTATTTCCTGAAGATGGAATCCATGGCTTCAACTTCACCAGAGAGAGCATCTACCCTTATTTGGAGTTTGTTCCATGTCCCCAGTCTGTGAAATGGAATCCATGCAGAGAGCCACATCTGTTCAGCGATACAGAG GTTCTTCAGCGACTGAGCTGCATGGCACTGAGGAGCAAAATGTTCCTAGTGGCAAACATAGGAGCTAAGCAGCCCTGCGAGTATAAGGATCCTCTCTGCCCACCTGATGGGAGATACCAGTTTAATACTGATGTGGTATTCAACGCCAATGGTACTCTGGTAGCCAGATACCGCAAACAAAACCTGTATTTTGAATATGCTTTCAATACACCTCCAGAGGTTGATCATGTGCTTTTTGATACACCTTTTGCTGGCAAGTTTGGCATGTTCACTTGCTTTGATATGCTCTTCTATGAGCCTGCTGTAAGCCTGGTCAAGGAATACAATGTGAAGCAGGTTGTGTATCCGACTGCATGGATGAACCAGCTCCCACTCCTGTCTGCTGTAGAATTTCAACGAGCTTTTGCAACTGCttttaatataaatgttttgGCAGCTAATATCCACCACCCTGCACTGGGTATGACAGGTAGTGGCATATACACACCATTAAAGTCTTTCATCTACCATGATATGGAAAGTCATGATGGGAAGCTTATAGTAGCAGAGATCTCTGTGATGACACCAGAGCATGAATCCCATCTGGAGAGCAATGCAAAACCTGGAAAGAGCATTGAATACCCCCACAACAATTTTGCAAGCCTTCACATCGATGATCAGGTTTGCAATAAGAAGGAACAAGAGGCCCACTGCTGGGTAGCAGAAAAAGACAAAGAAGGAGCCCCTCTGATATTTTACAGGGAGATGATGTATGACAATTTCACTTTGGTTCCTGTAAGGGGAACTAAAGGGGAGCTACAG
- the BTD gene encoding biotinidase isoform X5 — MLEACCTVFLFLFCYQDASAEVHREGHYVAAVYEHRPRLSPNPATLTDRRSALELMSRNLYIYEEQVIAAAKQGAQIIVFPEDGIHGFNFTRESIYPYLEFVPCPQSVKWNPCREPHLFSDTEVLQRLSCMALRSKMFLVANIGAKQPCEYKDPLCPPDGRYQFNTDVVFNANGTLVARYRKQNLYFEYAFNTPPEVDHVLFDTPFAGKFGMFTCFDMLFYEPAVSLVKEYNVKQVVYPTAWMNQLPLLSAVEFQRAFATAFNINVLAANIHHPALGMTGSGIYTPLKSFIYHDMESHDGKLIVAEISVMTPEHESHLESNAKPGKSIEYPHNNFASLHIDDQVCNKKEQEAHCWVAEKDKEGAPLIFYREMMYDNFTLVPVRGTKGELQENPSSTYRILKTIHLQDHHHFL; from the exons ATGTTGGAAGCCTGCTGTacagtttttcttttccttttctgctaTCAAGATGCCTCAGCAGAAGTTCACAGAGAAGGACATTATGTTGCTGCTGTGTACGAACATCGACCCAGACTGAGTCCTAACCCAGCAACCCTAACTGATCGACGCTCTGCATTAGAGTTGATGAGCAGAAACTTATATATATATGAAGAGCAAGTAATAGCTGCAGCCAAACAG GGTGCACAGATCATTGTATTTCCTGAAGATGGAATCCATGGCTTCAACTTCACCAGAGAGAGCATCTACCCTTATTTGGAGTTTGTTCCATGTCCCCAGTCTGTGAAATGGAATCCATGCAGAGAGCCACATCTGTTCAGCGATACAGAG GTTCTTCAGCGACTGAGCTGCATGGCACTGAGGAGCAAAATGTTCCTAGTGGCAAACATAGGAGCTAAGCAGCCCTGCGAGTATAAGGATCCTCTCTGCCCACCTGATGGGAGATACCAGTTTAATACTGATGTGGTATTCAACGCCAATGGTACTCTGGTAGCCAGATACCGCAAACAAAACCTGTATTTTGAATATGCTTTCAATACACCTCCAGAGGTTGATCATGTGCTTTTTGATACACCTTTTGCTGGCAAGTTTGGCATGTTCACTTGCTTTGATATGCTCTTCTATGAGCCTGCTGTAAGCCTGGTCAAGGAATACAATGTGAAGCAGGTTGTGTATCCGACTGCATGGATGAACCAGCTCCCACTCCTGTCTGCTGTAGAATTTCAACGAGCTTTTGCAACTGCttttaatataaatgttttgGCAGCTAATATCCACCACCCTGCACTGGGTATGACAGGTAGTGGCATATACACACCATTAAAGTCTTTCATCTACCATGATATGGAAAGTCATGATGGGAAGCTTATAGTAGCAGAGATCTCTGTGATGACACCAGAGCATGAATCCCATCTGGAGAGCAATGCAAAACCTGGAAAGAGCATTGAATACCCCCACAACAATTTTGCAAGCCTTCACATCGATGATCAGGTTTGCAATAAGAAGGAACAAGAGGCCCACTGCTGGGTAGCAGAAAAAGACAAAGAAGGAGCCCCTCTGATATTTTACAGGGAGATGATGTATGACAATTTCACTTTGGTTCCTGTAAGGGGAACTAAAGGGGAGCTACAG
- the BTD gene encoding biotinidase isoform X1: MLEACCTVFLFLFCYQDASAEVHREGHYVAAVYEHRPRLSPNPATLTDRRSALELMSRNLYIYEEQVIAAAKQGAQIIVFPEDGIHGFNFTRESIYPYLEFVPCPQSVKWNPCREPHLFSDTEVLQRLSCMALRSKMFLVANIGAKQPCEYKDPLCPPDGRYQFNTDVVFNANGTLVARYRKQNLYFEYAFNTPPEVDHVLFDTPFAGKFGMFTCFDMLFYEPAVSLVKEYNVKQVVYPTAWMNQLPLLSAVEFQRAFATAFNINVLAANIHHPALGMTGSGIYTPLKSFIYHDMESHDGKLIVAEISVMTPEHESHLESNAKPGKSIEYPHNNFASLHIDDQVCNKKEQEAHCWVAEKDKEGAPLIFYREMMYDNFTLVPVRGTKGELQVCANTLCCYLSYQRPTISDELYALGVFDGLHTVHGTYYVQVCALVKCGGLSYSTCGQEVTDATALIDFQLGGNFSTSYIFPLLLMSGINVDFTDHLGWKNNYYFMSKSGPSSGLVTAALYGRWYERD; the protein is encoded by the exons ATGTTGGAAGCCTGCTGTacagtttttcttttccttttctgctaTCAAGATGCCTCAGCAGAAGTTCACAGAGAAGGACATTATGTTGCTGCTGTGTACGAACATCGACCCAGACTGAGTCCTAACCCAGCAACCCTAACTGATCGACGCTCTGCATTAGAGTTGATGAGCAGAAACTTATATATATATGAAGAGCAAGTAATAGCTGCAGCCAAACAG GGTGCACAGATCATTGTATTTCCTGAAGATGGAATCCATGGCTTCAACTTCACCAGAGAGAGCATCTACCCTTATTTGGAGTTTGTTCCATGTCCCCAGTCTGTGAAATGGAATCCATGCAGAGAGCCACATCTGTTCAGCGATACAGAG GTTCTTCAGCGACTGAGCTGCATGGCACTGAGGAGCAAAATGTTCCTAGTGGCAAACATAGGAGCTAAGCAGCCCTGCGAGTATAAGGATCCTCTCTGCCCACCTGATGGGAGATACCAGTTTAATACTGATGTGGTATTCAACGCCAATGGTACTCTGGTAGCCAGATACCGCAAACAAAACCTGTATTTTGAATATGCTTTCAATACACCTCCAGAGGTTGATCATGTGCTTTTTGATACACCTTTTGCTGGCAAGTTTGGCATGTTCACTTGCTTTGATATGCTCTTCTATGAGCCTGCTGTAAGCCTGGTCAAGGAATACAATGTGAAGCAGGTTGTGTATCCGACTGCATGGATGAACCAGCTCCCACTCCTGTCTGCTGTAGAATTTCAACGAGCTTTTGCAACTGCttttaatataaatgttttgGCAGCTAATATCCACCACCCTGCACTGGGTATGACAGGTAGTGGCATATACACACCATTAAAGTCTTTCATCTACCATGATATGGAAAGTCATGATGGGAAGCTTATAGTAGCAGAGATCTCTGTGATGACACCAGAGCATGAATCCCATCTGGAGAGCAATGCAAAACCTGGAAAGAGCATTGAATACCCCCACAACAATTTTGCAAGCCTTCACATCGATGATCAGGTTTGCAATAAGAAGGAACAAGAGGCCCACTGCTGGGTAGCAGAAAAAGACAAAGAAGGAGCCCCTCTGATATTTTACAGGGAGATGATGTATGACAATTTCACTTTGGTTCCTGTAAGGGGAACTAAAGGGGAGCTACAGGTTTGTGCTAACACCCTCTGTTGTTATTTAAGTTACCAGAGACCTACTATATCTGATGAATTGTATGCTTTGGGTGTCTTTGATGGGCTTCATACAGTCCATGGCACATACTATGTTCAGGTTTGTGCCTTAGTGAAGTGTGGTGGCCTCAGTTATAGCACCTGTGGGCAGGAGGTCACAGATGCCACTGCTTTGATAGATTTTCAGCTGGGGGGAAATTTTAGTACTTCCTATATCTTTCCTTTACTGCTGATGTCTGGTATTAACGTAGACTTCACTGATCACTTGGGTTGGAAAAACAACTACTATTTCATGAGTAAAAGTGGACCGTCCTCTGGTTTAGTGACAGCTGCTTTGTATGGACGATGGTACGAGAGAGACTAG